A single window of Archangium gephyra DNA harbors:
- a CDS encoding response regulator, whose product MSRILIVEDEEVLTDSLRDILEGEGHQVLTAQNGLDALGTIARERLDLVLLDLMLPLVNGLKVLEAVRRDAPSTAVIVVTSCGREALEGQPVQGFLRKPFSLEALLGAVKHVLTPASPVPR is encoded by the coding sequence ATGAGCCGCATCCTCATCGTCGAGGACGAAGAGGTCCTCACGGATTCCCTCCGGGACATCCTCGAGGGCGAGGGCCACCAGGTGCTCACCGCCCAGAACGGCCTGGATGCGCTCGGCACGATCGCGCGTGAGCGGTTGGACCTGGTGCTGCTGGACCTGATGCTGCCCCTGGTGAACGGCCTCAAGGTACTCGAGGCCGTGCGGCGGGACGCGCCTTCCACGGCGGTGATCGTCGTGACCTCCTGCGGCCGCGAGGCCCTCGAGGGGCAGCCCGTCCAGGGCTTCCTGCGCAAACCCTTCTCCCTGGAGGCCCTGCTCGGCGCGGTGAAGCACGTGCTGACCCCGGCCTCCCCTGTCCCGAGGTGA
- a CDS encoding DUF72 domain-containing protein, protein MIRIGPAGWCYDDWAGVVYPKPKPKGFDPLAFLAGYFDAMELNTSFYAPISRRNAELWVQRTEFNRDFRFTAKLWKRFTHERDAVWTADDVRQTREGLDTLHEAGKLGAVLMQFPWSFRNTEESRDWLDELVTTFSDWPLVLEVRHESWNVPDVFAELAERGVGFVNIDQPLFQNSLGPSARVTSSVGYVRVHGRNYHNWFRKTASAMERYDYLYPAKELKPWAERTKEIAEHPRVSDVYVVTNNHVRGKGVVNAMMLQTMLTGRKVHAPEALLREYRDTLEPYVLPPEMETPEPPGASPAG, encoded by the coding sequence GTGATTCGCATCGGCCCCGCGGGATGGTGCTACGACGACTGGGCAGGAGTGGTGTACCCGAAGCCGAAGCCGAAGGGGTTCGACCCGTTGGCCTTCCTGGCGGGGTACTTCGACGCGATGGAGCTGAACACCAGCTTCTACGCGCCCATCAGCCGCCGCAACGCGGAGCTCTGGGTGCAGCGCACGGAGTTCAACCGGGACTTCCGCTTCACCGCGAAGCTGTGGAAGCGCTTCACGCACGAGCGGGACGCGGTGTGGACGGCGGACGACGTGCGCCAGACGCGCGAGGGGCTGGATACCCTCCACGAGGCGGGGAAGCTGGGGGCGGTGCTGATGCAGTTCCCCTGGTCGTTCCGCAACACGGAGGAGAGCCGGGACTGGCTGGACGAGCTGGTGACGACGTTCTCCGACTGGCCGCTGGTGCTGGAGGTGCGGCACGAGTCGTGGAACGTGCCGGACGTGTTCGCGGAGCTGGCCGAGCGGGGCGTGGGGTTCGTGAACATCGATCAGCCGCTCTTCCAGAACTCACTGGGCCCGAGCGCGCGGGTGACGTCGTCGGTGGGGTACGTGCGGGTGCACGGGCGCAACTACCACAACTGGTTCCGCAAGACGGCGAGCGCGATGGAGCGCTACGACTACCTGTACCCGGCGAAGGAGCTGAAGCCGTGGGCCGAGCGGACGAAGGAGATAGCGGAGCATCCGCGCGTGAGTGACGTGTACGTGGTGACCAACAACCACGTGAGGGGCAAGGGCGTGGTCAACGCGATGATGCTGCAGACGATGCTCACGGGCCGGAAGGTGCACGCCCCCGAGGCCCTGCTGCGCGAGTACCGCGACACGCTGGAGCCCTACGTGCTGCCCCCGGAGATGGAGACCCCCGAGCCGCCCGGCGCCAGCCCCGCGGGGTGA
- a CDS encoding chemotaxis protein CheB, whose protein sequence is MSKKPPARKHRSAPRGGEVERIALLDRFPVVGIGASAGGLPALQALLESLPSDTGMAFIIVQHLSPDHESLLPALLALRTSMPVLEARDGLALTPDHVYVNPPGIRLTLERDTLHLGKARSLRGKPRIIDELLGSLAESAPGRAIGVILSGTGTDGTRGLRAIRGAGGTTFAQEPASAGFDAMPRSAIDAGGVDHVLPPEGIAAALLRLAHGPRAALAPPAPSSDGSEQDLSRVFQLLRTRTGVDFAHYKPSTIHRRLGQRMRLRRTDRLADYARYLEEYPEECEALGQDLLIHVTSFFRDPETFEALKQHVLPERFRDRSPGQPFRLWVPGCSTGEEVYSLLICLLEYLGEELATTSIQAFGTDLSEPALAQARAAFYPESIAADLSPERLRRFFVRTEGGYRIHKSLRDLCIFARQNVVADPPFSRMDLISCRNVLIYLDPVLQKKVLPVFHYALNPGGYLLLGTSETVGASADLFSLVDRRHKLYRKKSVSYRPHLSFTYQEPVAERHEDAPPPSRRGAPERDPQREADRLVLASYGPPGVIINDALEILHFRGHTGPYLEPLPGAASLNLLKMVREGLALELRAAIREVQRGTSRVRKEQVRVSGGEGERRINLEVNLLQASSSTREHYYLVLFEEAPEPSPSAPPRGTRAQAARGPRAAPRQEAERLREELRTARQHLQTLLQEQETTSEQLRAAHEEAQSSNEELQSTNEELETAKEELQSTNEELTTLNEELQNRNLELSQLNSDLNNLLGSTQIATVMLGDDLRIRRFTPMAHEVLGLTAGDVGRSLRDLHFPLELPDLERAVSQVTGQLLPFEREVRARDGHWYSLRLRPYKTLDNKLDGVVMTLLDIDRLKHSLDEAHQANEYAQALVETMREPFLVLDSHLQVLTANPSFYAAFQVTEARTLGQPIYQLGNGQWNVPPLRLLLEEILPRNTRLHDFVVEHDFELLGHRRMLLNARRISGRELGTQRILLSITDVTGQT, encoded by the coding sequence GTGAGCAAGAAACCACCCGCCAGGAAGCACCGGAGCGCCCCCCGGGGGGGCGAGGTGGAACGCATTGCCCTCTTGGATCGCTTCCCCGTGGTGGGCATCGGGGCCTCCGCCGGAGGACTGCCCGCCCTCCAGGCCCTGCTCGAGTCCCTGCCCTCCGACACCGGGATGGCCTTCATCATCGTGCAGCACCTCTCGCCCGACCACGAGAGCCTCCTGCCCGCCCTGCTGGCCCTGCGCACCTCCATGCCCGTGCTCGAGGCCCGGGACGGACTGGCGCTCACGCCGGACCACGTCTACGTCAACCCGCCGGGCATCCGGCTGACCCTCGAGCGGGACACCCTGCACCTGGGCAAGGCCCGCTCCCTCCGCGGCAAGCCCCGCATCATCGACGAGCTCCTGGGCTCCCTGGCGGAATCGGCGCCGGGCCGCGCCATCGGGGTCATCCTCTCCGGCACGGGCACGGACGGCACCCGGGGCCTGCGGGCCATCCGCGGCGCCGGGGGGACCACCTTCGCCCAGGAGCCGGCCTCGGCGGGCTTCGACGCCATGCCTCGCAGCGCCATCGACGCGGGCGGCGTGGACCACGTGCTGCCTCCCGAGGGCATCGCGGCGGCGCTGCTCCGGCTCGCCCATGGCCCGCGTGCGGCCCTCGCGCCCCCCGCGCCCTCCTCCGACGGGTCCGAGCAGGACCTCTCCCGCGTCTTCCAGCTGCTGCGCACCCGGACGGGCGTGGACTTCGCCCACTACAAGCCCAGCACCATCCACCGGCGCCTGGGCCAGCGGATGCGCCTGCGGCGCACGGACCGTCTCGCCGACTATGCCCGCTACCTGGAGGAGTACCCCGAGGAGTGCGAGGCGCTCGGACAGGATCTGCTCATCCACGTGACGAGCTTCTTCCGGGACCCGGAGACCTTCGAGGCCCTCAAGCAGCACGTCCTCCCCGAGCGCTTCCGCGACCGGTCTCCCGGCCAACCCTTCCGCCTCTGGGTGCCGGGCTGCTCCACCGGGGAGGAGGTCTACTCGCTCCTCATCTGCCTGCTGGAGTACCTCGGCGAGGAGCTCGCCACCACGTCCATCCAGGCGTTCGGCACCGACTTGAGCGAGCCGGCCCTCGCCCAGGCCCGCGCCGCCTTCTACCCCGAGTCCATCGCCGCCGACCTCTCCCCCGAGCGCCTGCGCCGCTTCTTCGTGCGCACCGAGGGGGGCTACCGCATCCACAAGTCCCTGCGCGACCTGTGCATCTTCGCGCGGCAGAACGTGGTGGCCGACCCGCCCTTCTCGCGGATGGACCTCATCAGCTGCCGCAACGTCCTCATCTACCTGGACCCGGTGCTGCAGAAGAAGGTCCTGCCCGTCTTCCACTACGCCCTCAACCCCGGGGGCTACCTGCTGCTGGGCACCTCGGAAACCGTCGGCGCCTCGGCGGACCTCTTCTCCCTGGTGGACCGGCGCCACAAGCTCTACCGCAAGAAGTCCGTCTCGTACCGGCCCCACCTCTCCTTCACCTACCAGGAGCCGGTGGCGGAGCGGCACGAGGACGCGCCTCCTCCGTCCAGGCGCGGCGCACCGGAGCGGGATCCCCAGCGGGAGGCGGACCGGCTCGTCCTCGCCTCGTACGGGCCCCCGGGCGTCATCATCAACGACGCGCTGGAGATCCTCCACTTCCGCGGGCACACCGGCCCCTATCTCGAGCCCCTGCCCGGAGCCGCGAGCCTCAACCTGCTGAAGATGGTGCGCGAGGGCCTGGCGCTGGAGCTGCGCGCGGCCATCCGCGAGGTCCAGCGAGGCACCAGCCGGGTCCGCAAGGAGCAGGTGCGGGTGTCCGGAGGGGAGGGCGAGCGGCGCATCAACCTCGAGGTGAACCTGCTGCAAGCCTCCTCGAGCACCCGGGAGCACTACTACCTCGTCCTCTTCGAGGAGGCACCCGAGCCCTCCCCCTCCGCCCCCCCGCGCGGCACCAGGGCCCAGGCGGCCCGCGGCCCGCGCGCCGCCCCTCGCCAGGAGGCGGAGCGGCTGCGCGAGGAGCTGCGCACCGCCCGCCAGCACCTGCAGACGCTGTTGCAGGAGCAGGAGACCACCTCCGAGCAGCTGCGCGCCGCCCATGAGGAGGCCCAGTCCAGCAACGAGGAGCTCCAATCCACCAACGAGGAGCTGGAGACAGCCAAGGAGGAGCTCCAGTCCACCAACGAGGAGCTCACCACCCTCAACGAGGAGCTGCAGAACCGCAACCTCGAGCTCAGCCAGCTCAACAGCGACCTGAACAACCTGCTCGGCAGCACGCAGATCGCCACCGTCATGCTGGGGGATGACCTGCGCATCCGCCGCTTCACCCCCATGGCGCACGAGGTGCTCGGGCTCACCGCCGGGGACGTGGGCCGCTCGCTGCGCGATCTGCACTTCCCCCTCGAGCTGCCCGACCTGGAGCGCGCCGTCTCCCAGGTCACCGGCCAGCTCCTCCCCTTCGAGCGGGAGGTGCGCGCCCGCGACGGGCACTGGTACTCCCTGCGGCTGCGCCCCTACAAGACGCTGGACAACAAGCTCGACGGCGTCGTGATGACGCTGCTGGACATCGACCGGCTCAAGCACAGCCTCGACGAGGCCCACCAGGCCAACGAGTACGCGCAAGCGCTCGTGGAGACGATGCGCGAGCCCTTCCTCGTGCTCGACAGCCACCTCCAGGTGCTCACCGCCAACCCCTCCTTCTACGCGGCCTTCCAGGTGACGGAGGCGCGCACCCTGGGACAGCCCATCTACCAGCTCGGCAATGGCCAGTGGAACGTGCCCCCGCTGCGGCTGTTGCTGGAGGAGATCCTCCCGCGCAACACCCGGCTGCACGACTTCGTGGTGGAGCACGACTTCGAGCTGCTCGGCCACCGGCGCATGCTGCTCAACGCCCGGAGGATCTCCGGACGGGAGTTGGGTACGCAACGCATCCTGCTCTCCATCACGGACGTCACCGGTCAGACATAA
- a CDS encoding GYF domain-containing protein — MDGNHSNVEGNLLSRAGSGAQPPRLSPPSSETAPASVQSALREVRADDLDAIFDGALFGPPELETSAEVSDTGRAAATPVPVGAMDWYAERHGQPAGPYRLERLRELWHQGELSPDTLFWCEAWSSWRPLSSVPELVASLTISGLPTVAADAAVSTAPVREKEPGSGKKVVSALHSLVEEEEVWLRQMKEAKEQAKEEARSAMLDVPTEPVAAPAPVPVVQPVPVPVQVMPQAAPYPGLGVPVAPPVVPGLMAAPPAPEPAQRGKGVLAGVLIGSAAVGIVAGALFLLSQNLGAPEQVAPRPVVPSETAPRQEAPAVAPAAVPAPAPVVVAPVTQAPAPAPATPAPATPAPVMQQTPAPVAPAPVIATPVVRPTTPAPVPAPVTPVPEKPVAKAVTPAPQPEKPKPAAVVAPAAPEVRVPRAVEPTPRSNPQPAPATPVKAKSNDPLDFEDALDKKFEEELGLSKGAPRFKPEDPRAKRNVYIPPEPGKDLPETLSTSDVVQVVGSHKDAILACISTHSPARMSDSGKDRFVVRWRVLPTGDAVDAVMETEALKGTPFARCIEGQVRSWKFPEHRVQSREPVRFPFTY; from the coding sequence GTGGACGGGAACCATTCGAACGTCGAGGGCAATCTTCTTTCGCGGGCGGGGAGCGGGGCACAGCCTCCGCGGCTCTCGCCCCCTTCCTCCGAGACGGCACCCGCCAGCGTCCAGTCGGCCTTGCGCGAGGTGCGCGCGGATGACCTGGACGCCATCTTCGACGGCGCGCTCTTCGGGCCGCCGGAGCTGGAGACGTCCGCCGAGGTGTCTGACACCGGAAGGGCCGCGGCCACGCCGGTGCCCGTGGGCGCCATGGACTGGTACGCGGAGCGGCACGGCCAGCCGGCGGGACCGTACCGTCTCGAGCGGCTGCGCGAGCTGTGGCACCAGGGCGAGCTCAGCCCCGACACCCTCTTCTGGTGCGAGGCGTGGAGCTCCTGGCGGCCGCTGTCGAGCGTTCCAGAGCTCGTGGCCTCGCTGACCATCTCGGGGCTGCCCACGGTGGCCGCGGACGCGGCGGTGTCCACGGCCCCGGTGCGTGAGAAGGAGCCCGGCTCCGGGAAGAAGGTCGTCTCCGCGCTGCACTCGCTCGTCGAGGAAGAGGAGGTGTGGCTGCGGCAGATGAAGGAGGCGAAGGAGCAGGCGAAGGAGGAGGCGCGCTCGGCGATGCTCGACGTGCCCACCGAGCCCGTGGCCGCTCCCGCTCCCGTGCCCGTCGTGCAGCCGGTGCCGGTTCCGGTCCAGGTGATGCCTCAGGCCGCGCCGTACCCGGGGCTCGGTGTGCCCGTGGCTCCGCCCGTCGTTCCCGGCCTCATGGCCGCGCCGCCCGCGCCCGAGCCCGCTCAGCGGGGAAAGGGAGTCCTGGCCGGGGTGCTCATCGGCTCGGCGGCGGTGGGCATCGTCGCGGGGGCGTTGTTCCTGCTGTCCCAGAACCTCGGCGCTCCGGAGCAGGTGGCTCCGCGCCCCGTCGTCCCGTCCGAGACGGCTCCGCGGCAGGAGGCTCCCGCCGTGGCTCCGGCCGCCGTGCCCGCGCCCGCTCCCGTGGTGGTGGCCCCGGTGACGCAGGCTCCGGCTCCGGCTCCGGCGACTCCCGCTCCGGCGACTCCCGCTCCGGTGATGCAGCAGACTCCGGCCCCGGTGGCTCCGGCTCCCGTGATCGCGACCCCGGTGGTGCGGCCCACGACGCCCGCGCCCGTGCCCGCTCCCGTGACGCCGGTACCCGAGAAGCCGGTGGCGAAGGCCGTCACTCCGGCCCCGCAGCCCGAGAAGCCGAAGCCCGCCGCCGTCGTGGCCCCGGCTGCCCCGGAGGTGCGCGTGCCGCGTGCCGTCGAGCCGACCCCGCGGAGCAACCCGCAGCCGGCGCCCGCCACCCCGGTGAAGGCGAAGTCCAATGATCCTCTCGACTTCGAGGACGCGCTCGACAAGAAGTTCGAGGAGGAGCTCGGCCTGTCGAAGGGCGCGCCCAGGTTCAAGCCGGAGGATCCGCGCGCGAAGCGCAACGTCTATATCCCGCCCGAGCCGGGCAAGGACCTTCCCGAGACGCTCTCCACCTCGGACGTGGTGCAGGTGGTGGGCTCGCACAAGGATGCCATCCTCGCCTGCATCTCGACGCACTCGCCCGCGCGGATGTCGGACTCGGGCAAGGACCGGTTCGTGGTGCGCTGGCGTGTGCTGCCCACGGGTGACGCCGTGGATGCCGTCATGGAGACGGAGGCCCTCAAGGGCACGCCGTTCGCCCGCTGCATCGAGGGCCAGGTGCGCTCGTGGAAGTTCCCGGAGCACCGGGTGCAGAGCCGCGAGCCCGTGCGCTTCCCGTTCACCTACTGA
- a CDS encoding hybrid sensor histidine kinase/response regulator has product MSEYASLSRAELARALESLDSTPLAASELKFLLRELQRHQLELEMQNRELRETQHALEESRGRYVDLYDFAPMACVSLDGRACIRELNLTGASLLRRDRPHLLGQPFIPFVEPQDLSRFLQHVRQCLLGETQSTELTLRVGKERRLVRLHSAPFDGGEPHGHLCRTALLDITELRQMQLRLSLTERLATVGTLAAGVAHEINNPLTFVLGSLQLAARRLLNPSGSGTEEMDALLKYLTDARVGAERIQNIVRDLGTFSHPDERPPAPIDVRQVLELSVKMAQGELRHRARLVREYGPVPDVLADGSRLGQVFLNLLVNAAQAIPEGHAEQHEVRLRTWAEERTVCVEVRDTGQGIPPELLGRIFDPFFTTKAVGKGIGLGLSISHGLVTALGGELGVESEVGRGSVFRVRLPMAPGRSAASPTPPRQEVLRRARLLIVDDEPLLAQTLQMLLEPRHDVTVLHDAREALEQLRNGTAYDAILCDVMMAEMTGEQFYEELSRTAPEQTFRLIFMTGGAFTQTARDFLARVPNARLLKPFHAEELDKLLAPLLR; this is encoded by the coding sequence ATGTCAGAGTATGCAAGTCTTTCCCGGGCCGAGCTGGCGCGGGCGCTGGAATCCCTGGACTCCACGCCCCTGGCGGCCAGCGAGCTCAAGTTCCTGCTCCGGGAGCTGCAACGCCACCAGCTCGAGCTGGAGATGCAGAACCGCGAGCTCCGGGAGACCCAGCACGCCCTGGAGGAGTCGCGCGGCCGCTACGTGGACCTCTACGACTTCGCCCCCATGGCCTGCGTGAGCCTGGATGGCCGGGCCTGCATCCGCGAGCTCAACCTCACCGGCGCCAGCCTGCTGCGGCGCGATCGCCCCCACCTGCTCGGCCAGCCCTTCATCCCCTTCGTGGAGCCCCAGGACCTCAGCCGCTTCCTCCAGCACGTGCGCCAGTGCCTCCTGGGCGAGACGCAGAGCACCGAGCTGACGCTGCGGGTGGGCAAGGAGCGGCGCCTGGTGCGGCTCCACAGCGCTCCCTTCGACGGGGGGGAGCCCCACGGCCACCTGTGCCGCACGGCCCTGCTCGACATCACCGAGCTGCGCCAGATGCAGCTGCGGCTGAGCCTCACCGAGCGGCTGGCCACCGTGGGCACGCTCGCGGCCGGCGTGGCCCATGAAATCAACAATCCGCTCACCTTCGTCCTCGGCAGCCTCCAGCTCGCCGCGCGCCGGCTGCTCAACCCCTCCGGCTCCGGGACGGAGGAGATGGATGCCCTTCTCAAGTACCTGACGGATGCCCGCGTGGGCGCCGAGCGCATCCAGAACATCGTGCGGGACCTCGGCACCTTCTCCCACCCGGACGAGCGCCCCCCGGCGCCCATCGACGTGCGGCAGGTGCTCGAGCTGTCCGTGAAGATGGCCCAGGGAGAGCTGCGCCACCGGGCCCGGCTGGTGCGCGAGTACGGGCCCGTTCCGGACGTCCTCGCGGACGGCTCCCGGCTGGGCCAGGTGTTCCTCAACCTGCTGGTGAACGCGGCCCAGGCCATTCCCGAGGGACACGCGGAGCAGCATGAAGTCCGCCTGCGCACCTGGGCCGAGGAGCGCACGGTCTGCGTCGAGGTGCGGGACACGGGACAGGGCATTCCCCCGGAGCTGCTCGGCCGCATCTTCGATCCCTTCTTCACCACCAAGGCGGTGGGAAAGGGAATCGGGCTCGGCCTGTCCATCAGCCATGGCCTGGTGACGGCGCTCGGGGGCGAGCTCGGCGTGGAGAGCGAGGTGGGCCGCGGCAGCGTGTTCCGCGTCCGCCTCCCCATGGCACCGGGCAGGAGCGCGGCGTCCCCCACCCCGCCGCGCCAGGAAGTCCTTCGCCGGGCACGGCTCCTCATCGTGGACGACGAGCCCCTGCTCGCGCAGACCCTCCAGATGCTGCTGGAGCCGCGGCACGACGTCACGGTGCTCCATGATGCGCGAGAGGCGCTGGAGCAGCTGCGCAACGGCACCGCCTACGACGCCATCCTCTGTGATGTCATGATGGCGGAGATGACCGGGGAGCAGTTCTACGAAGAGCTCTCGCGCACCGCTCCCGAGCAGACCTTCCGGCTCATCTTCATGACCGGCGGCGCCTTCACCCAGACCGCCCGCGACTTCCTGGCGCGAGTGCCCAACGCCCGGCTCCTCAAACCCTTCCATGCGGAGGAGCTCGACAAGCTGCTCGCCCCGCTGCTCCGGTAG
- a CDS encoding AHH domain-containing protein, with protein MKPRVTHALYVLLLVPLLLLAAPVGAEAGLPVLEPVGVSGYQGEAGQGLRLTFKRLEPDPTLALWTVEEAREVVEALEGEFKEAKPRLGPRLLPEAHTRTMTGLVPPPDTRPSALERRVREEYEALLGTSLLGLPGSLESARWFQALKLSPRYMGAGVREAALELFGSPAVLLSVGTSMVLYMMAWAAPEPLFSKAFAAAVTMGLLLTYSAAELYNVGLACLTLYREAEGARTREELEAAAERFGKALGGVGLRVLVTVAGAKLARGLPEVPKGGLWASLSPPRFAMAGGGVKGGLRVGAGTRAQVSVADGTVVLMGVTASTTAAAVTSAVSAARTTGACAESGQDGHHRHHLCTNKNDISENSGGPWTPRFETFFEKAGMSLEDPANIIYLRDHKGPHPEAYHRRIFERLGAALGTCRTRAECRAKLVDELDRIAGEVCTPGSTLNKLATRNP; from the coding sequence ATGAAGCCGAGAGTCACGCACGCCCTCTACGTGTTGCTGCTGGTGCCATTGTTGCTCCTGGCGGCACCGGTGGGAGCCGAAGCGGGGCTGCCGGTGTTGGAGCCGGTGGGGGTGAGCGGGTACCAGGGCGAGGCGGGGCAAGGGCTGAGGCTGACCTTCAAGCGGTTGGAGCCGGACCCCACGCTGGCGTTGTGGACGGTGGAAGAGGCGCGGGAGGTGGTGGAGGCACTGGAAGGCGAGTTCAAGGAGGCCAAGCCGAGGCTAGGGCCGCGGCTGCTGCCGGAGGCCCACACGCGGACGATGACGGGCCTGGTGCCGCCGCCGGACACCCGGCCCTCGGCGCTGGAGAGGCGGGTGCGCGAGGAGTACGAGGCGCTGCTGGGCACTTCCCTGTTAGGGCTACCGGGCTCGCTGGAGAGTGCCAGGTGGTTTCAGGCGCTGAAGCTCTCGCCGCGCTACATGGGAGCGGGCGTGAGGGAGGCGGCGTTGGAGCTGTTCGGCTCGCCCGCAGTGCTGCTGTCGGTGGGCACGTCCATGGTGCTGTACATGATGGCGTGGGCGGCGCCGGAGCCCCTCTTCTCCAAGGCGTTCGCGGCGGCGGTGACGATGGGGCTGCTGCTGACGTACAGCGCGGCGGAGCTCTACAACGTGGGGCTGGCGTGCCTGACGCTGTACCGGGAAGCGGAAGGAGCGAGGACGAGGGAGGAACTGGAGGCGGCGGCCGAGCGCTTCGGGAAGGCGCTGGGAGGGGTAGGGCTGAGGGTGCTGGTGACGGTGGCGGGGGCGAAGCTGGCGAGGGGGTTGCCGGAGGTGCCGAAGGGAGGGCTGTGGGCGAGTCTGTCACCGCCGCGCTTCGCCATGGCGGGAGGAGGCGTGAAGGGCGGCTTGCGCGTGGGGGCGGGGACGCGGGCGCAGGTGAGCGTGGCGGACGGGACGGTGGTGCTGATGGGGGTGACGGCGAGCACGACGGCCGCGGCGGTGACGTCGGCGGTGAGCGCGGCGAGGACGACGGGTGCGTGTGCGGAGTCGGGGCAGGACGGCCACCATCGCCACCACCTGTGCACCAACAAGAATGACATTTCGGAGAACAGCGGTGGCCCCTGGACACCCCGCTTCGAGACATTTTTCGAAAAGGCGGGGATGAGCCTGGAGGACCCGGCGAACATCATCTACCTGCGAGACCACAAGGGGCCTCATCCCGAGGCGTACCACCGTAGGATTTTCGAGCGATTGGGGGCGGCGCTTGGAACCTGTAGGACCCGCGCCGAATGTCGAGCGAAGCTCGTGGATGAACTCGACAGGATTGCAGGGGAAGTCTGTACGCCGGGCTCCACACTCAACAAGCTGGCCACGAGGAATCCATGA
- a CDS encoding imm11 family protein has translation MRFPLFKDGGNSGSREDDDERELFDTWRFNEGNFLEIERPIRLSMKPAGLALEFSEAMGTPIVHQRVVSLFERLGLQKEVQFIPVEVEGQTEPWFILNALRIIRCIDDARCEEVLYWQPEDNRPDKVGQYRDVAGLRVDPTKIGDAHIFRPWGWKVVLIVSEYVKQAMEAEGLTGAKFLEV, from the coding sequence TTGAGATTTCCTCTCTTCAAGGATGGAGGGAACTCGGGCTCGCGTGAGGACGACGATGAGCGCGAGTTGTTCGACACCTGGAGATTCAACGAAGGGAATTTCCTGGAGATCGAGAGGCCGATCCGCTTGTCCATGAAGCCGGCGGGCCTCGCACTCGAGTTCAGTGAGGCCATGGGGACTCCCATCGTTCATCAGCGAGTGGTCTCACTCTTCGAGCGTCTGGGGCTCCAGAAGGAGGTGCAGTTCATCCCGGTGGAAGTGGAGGGACAGACGGAGCCCTGGTTCATCCTCAATGCCTTGCGAATCATCCGGTGCATCGACGATGCCCGGTGTGAAGAGGTGCTCTACTGGCAGCCGGAGGACAACCGCCCGGACAAGGTGGGCCAGTACCGCGACGTCGCGGGGCTGAGGGTGGACCCAACGAAGATAGGAGATGCCCACATCTTCCGCCCCTGGGGCTGGAAGGTCGTCCTCATCGTCTCCGAGTACGTCAAGCAAGCGATGGAGGCCGAGGGCCTCACCGGCGCCAAATTCCTCGAAGTCTGA
- a CDS encoding HPF/RaiA family ribosome-associated protein: MKRNLQITFRGMSPSDALSEHIRDSAEKLEQFFDGITGCHVVVEEPHRHHQQGKHFHVRLDMHVPGKNIVVDRDHGDKVSHEDPYQAVNDAFDAARRQLQHYAEGLRAHR; the protein is encoded by the coding sequence ATGAAGCGAAACCTGCAGATCACCTTCCGTGGAATGAGTCCCAGCGATGCCCTCTCGGAGCACATCCGCGACAGCGCGGAGAAGCTCGAGCAGTTCTTCGACGGCATCACCGGCTGCCACGTGGTGGTGGAAGAGCCGCACCGGCATCATCAGCAGGGCAAGCATTTCCACGTCCGCCTGGACATGCACGTCCCTGGCAAGAACATCGTGGTCGACCGCGACCACGGCGACAAGGTCTCGCACGAGGATCCCTACCAGGCCGTGAACGATGCCTTCGATGCCGCCCGGCGCCAGCTGCAGCACTACGCCGAGGGTCTTCGCGCCCACCGTTGA